Proteins from a single region of Rhodovibrio salinarum DSM 9154:
- a CDS encoding bifunctional allantoicase/(S)-ureidoglycine aminohydrolase, whose protein sequence is MTAPTYYAPHGGLPSQHERLHDRAIFTDAFAVIPRGVLRDIVTSRLPFWNHTRAWILARPLSGFAETFAQYLMEVSPGGGSETPEPDAGAEGALFVLEGTLDLTIGQQRHSLSPGGFAYLPPDSGWHVHNSSPAPVRFHWIRKAYDFVDGLDVPDPVIANEQDIAPTPMPETDGVWATTRFIDPDDLRHDMHLTVVTLQPGGVIPFMETHVMEHGLYVLQGKGVYRLNDQWVEVEAGDFMWLRAFCPQACYAGGPEPFRYLLYKDVNRHPSLRMGR, encoded by the coding sequence ATGACCGCTCCAACCTACTACGCCCCGCACGGTGGCCTGCCATCCCAACACGAACGGCTGCACGACCGAGCGATCTTCACCGATGCCTTTGCCGTGATTCCCCGGGGCGTGCTGCGCGATATCGTCACCAGCCGCTTGCCCTTCTGGAACCACACGCGCGCCTGGATCCTGGCACGGCCCTTGTCCGGCTTTGCCGAAACATTCGCGCAATACCTCATGGAGGTCAGCCCCGGCGGCGGGAGCGAGACTCCAGAGCCCGACGCCGGCGCCGAGGGCGCGCTGTTCGTGCTGGAAGGCACACTCGACCTGACGATCGGCCAGCAGCGCCACAGTCTGAGCCCCGGGGGATTTGCCTACCTTCCCCCCGATAGCGGCTGGCACGTGCACAATTCAAGTCCAGCGCCGGTGCGGTTCCACTGGATCCGCAAGGCCTACGATTTCGTCGACGGCCTGGATGTCCCGGACCCGGTAATCGCCAACGAACAGGACATCGCCCCAACCCCCATGCCGGAAACCGACGGCGTCTGGGCAACCACCCGCTTCATCGATCCCGATGACCTGCGCCACGACATGCATCTCACCGTCGTGACCTTGCAGCCGGGCGGCGTGATCCCGTTCATGGAAACCCATGTGATGGAACACGGCCTTTACGTCCTGCAGGGCAAGGGTGTCTACCGCCTTAACGACCAGTGGGTGGAGGTCGAAGCCGGCGATTTCATGTGGCTACGCGCCTTCTGCCCGCAGGCCTGCTACGCCGGTGGACCGGAACCGTTCCGTTACCTGCTGTACAAGGACGTGAACCGACACCCGAGCCTGCGAATGGGGCGTTAG
- a CDS encoding PQQ-dependent sugar dehydrogenase, with translation MRLVTVADGLNAPWSLCFLPDGRMLVSEQVGRLRLVQPDGTLGAPIGGLPDLYVFNQGGLLDVAVAPDFAQTQRIYFTFSEPGESFVGTAVARARLDLQARRLRDVEVIFRQRPKLPGNRHFGARIVFGPQGNIFATLGDRGERGRVQDLSNTLGSVVRVRPDGQIPADNPFVDQVGRVPALWSYGHRNPQGAAIHPRTGDLWIVEHGPTGGDELNLVKPGHNYGWPTVTHGVDRDGSPIGVGKHAPGMTPPIHTWTPSIAPSGLSFYTGDAFPKWRGDLLVGALAGRTLIRLQMEGAHVRAEERLLDGLDERIRDVVQGPRGRVYLLTDMPEAKLYRLEPVGR, from the coding sequence GTGCGGCTAGTTACGGTCGCCGACGGGCTCAACGCGCCTTGGAGTCTGTGCTTCCTGCCGGACGGGCGCATGCTGGTCAGCGAGCAGGTCGGCCGCCTACGCCTCGTTCAGCCGGACGGCACGTTGGGGGCGCCGATCGGCGGCTTGCCGGATCTGTACGTGTTCAACCAGGGCGGGCTGCTCGACGTTGCCGTGGCCCCGGATTTCGCGCAGACGCAGCGGATCTATTTCACCTTCAGCGAGCCGGGAGAAAGCTTCGTCGGGACCGCTGTGGCGCGAGCCCGTCTGGACCTGCAGGCGCGTCGCCTGCGCGACGTGGAGGTGATCTTTCGCCAGCGGCCCAAGCTGCCGGGTAACCGTCACTTCGGCGCGCGCATCGTGTTCGGGCCGCAAGGCAACATCTTCGCGACGCTGGGCGATCGGGGCGAGCGTGGCCGGGTGCAGGACCTGTCCAACACCCTGGGGAGCGTGGTGCGGGTACGTCCAGACGGCCAGATACCAGCCGATAACCCCTTCGTCGACCAGGTCGGCCGGGTGCCGGCTCTTTGGAGCTATGGCCATCGCAACCCACAGGGGGCCGCCATCCATCCGCGCACCGGCGACCTTTGGATCGTCGAACACGGGCCCACCGGTGGGGACGAACTCAACCTCGTGAAGCCGGGGCACAACTATGGCTGGCCGACCGTCACGCATGGCGTCGACCGGGACGGCAGTCCGATCGGGGTGGGGAAGCACGCGCCTGGCATGACGCCGCCGATCCACACCTGGACGCCGTCGATCGCGCCCTCCGGCCTGAGCTTCTACACCGGCGATGCCTTTCCGAAGTGGCGCGGCGATCTGCTGGTGGGCGCGCTGGCGGGGCGGACCTTGATCCGTCTGCAGATGGAAGGGGCGCATGTCCGCGCCGAGGAACGCCTGCTGGACGGCCTCGACGAACGTATCCGCGACGTCGTCCAAGGGCCGCGTGGGCGCGTCTACCTCCTGACCGATATGCCGGAGGCCAAGCTGTATCGGCTGGAACCAGTGGGTCGTTGA